The genomic region ATTGACCGCAACCAACCGTTCAACCGCCAGGAGGAGAAAGAATGGCACGTAAGAATATCCTCTCGGGGCTGATGGACGATTCAAAGAAGTTTACTGCCGTAAACAGCGAGCCCGTAAACGACCCCGATAAGCAGCAGATCAACTTCAAGGGAATTGGCGCCCTCGGTGCCGTTACCCGTAGTATCGATGCCCTTGCCGCAAGAGCTGACGCTGCGCGCGAGATCGAAGAAAAGCTCGCCCATGGCGAAACCGTGATTGATCTCGACACCGCACTCATTGAAGATTCCTTCGTCAGCGATCGCCTCGGGCACAATGATGAGCAGTTTCAGGAATTGGTGGAAGCCATCCGCCTGCGAGGGCAGGATTCACCCATTCTTGTCCGCCCGCATCCCGAAAAGGATGGGAAGTACCAGATCGCCTTCGGCCATCGCCGCGCGCGCGCTGCCAAGGAACTTGGGCGGCCGGTTCGCGCCGTCGTCAAGAAGCTTGCCGATCGTGATCATGTAATTGCCCAGGGACAGGAAAACTCCGCACGGGCCGATCTCTCCTTCATCGAGCGGACGATGTTTGCCGACAAACTCGACAAGCTCGGCTTCGATCGCGAGACGATCATGGCAGCGCTCAACGCTGACAAGACGACCATCTCCAAGATGCTGTCCGTCACCCGGCGCATTCCGGCCGAGATTCTTTCGGCAATTGGCGCAGCCCGGGCAACCGGCCGCGACCGTTGGCATGACCTTTCGGCGAAATTCGAAGAAAACAACGCTGCCGAGCGGGCGATGCTGTTTATCGAAACGCCAGCCTTCGAAGCTGCCGAGCCGGATGCCC from Rhizobium gallicum bv. gallicum R602sp harbors:
- the repB gene encoding plasmid partitioning protein RepB; protein product: MARKNILSGLMDDSKKFTAVNSEPVNDPDKQQINFKGIGALGAVTRSIDALAARADAAREIEEKLAHGETVIDLDTALIEDSFVSDRLGHNDEQFQELVEAIRLRGQDSPILVRPHPEKDGKYQIAFGHRRARAAKELGRPVRAVVKKLADRDHVIAQGQENSARADLSFIERTMFADKLDKLGFDRETIMAALNADKTTISKMLSVTRRIPAEILSAIGAARATGRDRWHDLSAKFEENNAAERAMLFIETPAFEAAEPDARFDMLASFLSKRPASAVQTATSSSAVTQWQHRDGSVKAKIKDDGKQFTIALRAGKASAFGTYIADNLDRLYEAFEAGRQERTEINSKRKGPRTLP